The following are encoded in a window of Pseudomonas graminis genomic DNA:
- a CDS encoding mechanosensitive ion channel domain-containing protein: protein MIAPTRLSLLPRLFLLCLLALFPFALTHAAGLPSLLSGGDKTQPQAQEPLGQSLDEVITSLENDQQRSKLLDDLKKLRDATKKAQPTVEQGVLGLIGSSLAELEKQFTGADSPLSRWADEAGMAEDELMALMLPANQWWPIIWGFAVVLAIWGLLAAALIWLGHKVRLRFGLSAELPQHPRLSDMLRFALRKLGPWLVALVITIYLSYSLPPSLGRDLAMVLAYALVVGTLFSAVCVIAFSLLDGPHRHRALYILRHQAFRPLWWIGSFAAFGEALSDPRLVASLGVHLAHTAATLANVMAALSTGLFIIRFRRPIAHLIRNQALERRLKRRALSDSIEVLGTFWYLPALVLVGVSLFATFFSAGDTSTALRQALICTVLLVMCMVINGLVRRHSLKPSHAHKRHALYSDRLKNFFYTVAHLLIWLVFIELGLRVWGLSLIRFAEGDGHDISVRLIGLAATLMFAWLIWILADTAIHHALTRSRKGLANTRAQTMMPLIRNVLFVTIFIIALIVALANMGMNVTPLLAGAGVIGLAIGFGAQSLVADLITGLFIIIEDSLAIDDYVDVGGHLGTVEGLTIRTVRLRDIDGIVHTIPFSEIKSIQNYSREFGYAIFRIAIPASMNIDDALKMIRDVGQKMRTDPLQRRNIWSPLEIQGVESFDSGNAILRARFKTAPIKQWEVSRAFNLSLKRYLDEAGMDLATPRLNVQVSTSGGRVNKVREKKDDASV from the coding sequence GTGATCGCTCCCACCCGCCTTTCCCTTCTGCCCCGCCTCTTCCTGCTTTGCCTGCTGGCGCTGTTCCCGTTTGCGTTGACCCACGCCGCTGGCTTGCCGAGTCTGCTGAGTGGCGGTGACAAAACGCAGCCTCAGGCCCAGGAACCGTTGGGACAGTCGCTGGACGAGGTCATTACGTCGCTGGAAAACGATCAACAGCGCAGCAAGTTGCTCGATGACCTGAAGAAACTGCGGGACGCCACCAAGAAAGCGCAGCCGACGGTGGAGCAAGGCGTGCTGGGCCTCATCGGCAGCTCGCTTGCCGAGCTGGAAAAACAGTTCACCGGCGCAGACAGCCCGCTCAGCCGCTGGGCGGACGAGGCGGGTATGGCGGAGGACGAGCTGATGGCGCTGATGCTGCCGGCCAACCAGTGGTGGCCGATCATCTGGGGCTTTGCCGTGGTCCTGGCGATCTGGGGGCTGCTGGCGGCAGCGCTGATCTGGCTAGGCCACAAGGTTCGTTTGCGCTTCGGCCTGTCTGCCGAGCTTCCGCAGCACCCGCGCCTGTCGGACATGCTGCGTTTCGCGTTGCGCAAGCTGGGCCCGTGGCTGGTGGCGCTGGTGATCACGATCTACCTGAGTTACTCGCTGCCGCCGTCCCTGGGCCGGGATCTGGCGATGGTGCTCGCCTACGCGCTGGTGGTCGGCACGCTGTTCTCGGCGGTGTGTGTCATCGCGTTTTCTCTGCTGGACGGCCCGCACCGGCACCGGGCGCTTTATATCCTGCGGCATCAGGCATTTCGGCCGTTGTGGTGGATTGGCAGCTTTGCCGCGTTCGGCGAGGCGTTGAGCGACCCGCGTCTGGTCGCCAGCCTCGGCGTGCACCTGGCGCACACCGCCGCGACCCTGGCCAATGTCATGGCCGCGCTTTCTACCGGCCTGTTCATCATCCGCTTCCGTCGCCCGATCGCCCATTTGATCCGAAACCAGGCACTTGAGCGTCGCCTCAAACGCCGCGCCCTGAGTGACAGCATCGAGGTTCTCGGCACGTTCTGGTACCTGCCAGCGCTGGTGCTGGTGGGCGTTTCGCTGTTCGCCACGTTTTTCTCTGCGGGCGACACCAGCACCGCATTGCGTCAGGCCCTGATCTGCACCGTGCTGCTGGTGATGTGCATGGTGATCAACGGCCTGGTACGGCGTCATTCGCTCAAGCCAAGCCACGCTCACAAGCGCCACGCGCTGTATTCGGACCGCCTGAAGAACTTCTTCTATACGGTCGCGCATTTGCTCATCTGGCTGGTGTTCATCGAACTGGGCCTGCGGGTATGGGGCTTGTCGTTGATCCGCTTCGCCGAGGGCGACGGCCACGACATCAGCGTCAGGCTCATTGGCCTGGCGGCCACGCTGATGTTCGCCTGGCTGATCTGGATTCTCGCCGACACAGCCATTCACCACGCCCTCACCCGCTCGCGTAAAGGCCTGGCGAATACCCGCGCGCAAACCATGATGCCGCTGATCCGCAACGTGCTGTTCGTAACCATTTTCATCATCGCGCTGATCGTCGCCTTGGCGAACATGGGCATGAACGTAACGCCGTTGCTGGCCGGTGCGGGTGTGATCGGTCTGGCCATCGGTTTCGGCGCGCAGTCGCTGGTGGCGGATTTGATCACCGGGCTGTTCATCATCATCGAAGACTCGCTGGCCATCGACGATTACGTGGACGTCGGCGGTCACTTGGGCACTGTGGAAGGGCTGACGATCCGCACCGTGCGCCTGCGCGACATCGACGGCATCGTCCACACCATCCCGTTCAGCGAGATCAAAAGCATTCAGAACTACTCGCGGGAGTTCGGGTACGCGATTTTCCGCATCGCGATTCCGGCGAGCATGAACATCGACGACGCTCTGAAGATGATCCGCGACGTCGGCCAGAAGATGCGCACCGACCCGCTGCAACGACGCAACATCTGGTCGCCGCTGGAGATTCAGGGGGTAGAGAGTTTCGACTCGGGCAACGCCATTCTGCGCGCACGCTTCAAGACCGCGCCGATCAAGCAGTGGGAAGTGTCGCGGGCATTCAACCTGTCGCTCAAGCGTTATCTGGATGAGGCCGGCATGGACCTGGCGACGCCGCGCCTGAACGTGCAGGTCAGCACCAGTGGCGGGCGTGTGAATAAGGTACGTGAGAAGAAGGACGATGCGTCGGTGTAA
- a CDS encoding M18 family aminopeptidase encodes MREELNQGLIDFLKASPTPFHATASLVQRLEGAGYQRLDEREPWYTEAGGRYYVTRNDSSIVAFKLGRLSPLTGGIRLVGAHTDSPCLRVKPQPELQRQGFWQLGVEVYGGALLAPWFDRDLSLAGRVTFRRDGKVESQLIDFKLPIAIIPNLAIHLNRTANEGWAINPQTELPPILAQVAGDERPDFRALLTDQLAREHGLNADVVLDYELSFYDTQSAAVIGLNGDFIAGARLDNLLSCFAGLQALLNADGDETCLLICTDHEEVGSTSACGADGPMLEQVLQRLLPEGDDYVRTIQKSLLISADNAHGVHPNYAEKHDANHGPKLNAGPVIKVNSNQRYATNSETAGFFRHLCMAEEVPVQSFVVRSDMACGSTIGPITAGHLGVRTVDIGLPTFAMHSIRELAGSQDLAHLVKVLSAFYASAELP; translated from the coding sequence ATGCGCGAAGAGTTGAATCAGGGCCTTATCGATTTCCTGAAGGCCTCCCCCACCCCCTTTCATGCCACCGCCAGCCTCGTCCAACGCCTCGAAGGCGCCGGCTACCAGCGCCTCGACGAACGCGAGCCCTGGTACACCGAAGCCGGCGGCCGCTACTACGTCACCCGCAACGACTCCTCCATCGTCGCCTTCAAACTCGGTCGCCTGTCGCCCCTCACCGGCGGCATTCGCCTCGTAGGTGCCCACACCGACAGCCCGTGCCTGCGCGTCAAACCACAACCCGAACTGCAACGTCAGGGCTTCTGGCAACTAGGCGTCGAAGTCTACGGCGGCGCCCTGCTTGCGCCGTGGTTCGACCGCGACCTCTCCCTCGCCGGCCGTGTCACCTTCCGCCGCGACGGCAAAGTCGAAAGCCAGCTGATCGACTTCAAGCTGCCGATCGCGATCATCCCCAACCTCGCGATCCACCTCAATCGCACTGCCAACGAAGGCTGGGCAATCAACCCGCAGACCGAACTGCCACCGATCCTGGCCCAGGTCGCCGGTGACGAGCGCCCCGACTTCCGCGCCCTGCTGACTGATCAACTGGCTCGCGAACACGGCCTGAACGCTGACGTCGTCCTCGATTACGAACTAAGCTTCTACGACACTCAGAGTGCCGCGGTCATCGGCCTCAACGGTGACTTCATCGCCGGCGCCCGCCTGGACAACTTGCTGTCCTGCTTCGCCGGGCTGCAAGCGCTGCTCAATGCCGACGGCGACGAAACCTGCCTGCTGATCTGCACCGACCACGAAGAAGTCGGCTCGACGTCCGCGTGCGGCGCCGACGGCCCGATGCTCGAGCAAGTGCTGCAACGGCTGCTGCCGGAAGGCGACGACTACGTGCGCACGATTCAGAAGTCCCTCCTGATCTCCGCCGACAACGCCCACGGCGTGCACCCGAATTACGCTGAGAAGCACGACGCCAACCACGGCCCGAAACTCAACGCCGGCCCGGTGATCAAGGTCAACAGCAACCAGCGCTACGCCACCAACAGCGAAACCGCCGGTTTCTTCCGTCACCTGTGCATGGCCGAAGAAGTCCCGGTGCAAAGCTTCGTCGTGCGCAGCGACATGGCCTGCGGCTCGACCATCGGCCCGATCACTGCCGGCCACCTTGGCGTGCGCACCGTCGACATCGGCCTGCCGACCTTCGCCATGCACTCGATCCGCGAACTGGCGGGCAGCCAGGACCTGGCGCATCTGGTGAAGGTGCTGTCGGCGTTCTACGCGAGTGCCGAGTTGCCTTGA